In a single window of the Elaeis guineensis isolate ETL-2024a chromosome 8, EG11, whole genome shotgun sequence genome:
- the LOC105050783 gene encoding LOW QUALITY PROTEIN: uncharacterized protein (The sequence of the model RefSeq protein was modified relative to this genomic sequence to represent the inferred CDS: inserted 3 bases in 3 codons), protein MAYEILLDLIHRXQSGLRVAAGMPSYDPSDPALPPLPSIEDAVEALDPSVPPYFRCKRCRGGLLRGLKSTLCIYCGADRRREGFSYEISFNSTVGCRKLLGSLGLDGSEAVTLDTESSDSKGKGTPKDGLVLSDLLDLKLKWPLDKKEVDNRSINKESSTNKYALNLSGFDLDDSFSEPKIEAASAAPSLRNEQIMPEKQSIKTECHEFSGSDSMFENLRSSDTKTSSFNNKHSEFGDSFKVWEAEFXTAISNIYAAESKSVKLFQDSSDTESLTMLRPQATISQQTDLQHDISSKDNAGKFTSDAGESSSTNNWIPDDFWPMKTGEVSKSDQLRSNGEINIGELNNNVNDMPDHQVQDDLWPASSTKETENTKSISDNDDSFADWQYFTSSVKAQGNSSNLGMPTEPRLFEVPSETKSVALWTPSGTQESDNTKNLDVKNDLFDDWRGFPSSSEAQASLSTSGPQAEATLIEHPSETKSVDLWSTSITKESDDTKILYGKDDSDDWQGFTSSSEAVGSLSNLVAKTGATLFEHPSETNSLGLWPTSSTKESDNIKNMDGNDDLFDGWQGSLSNSAAQTGATFLEHPSKIMSVDLWSKSSTMDSDKANAINGNDDXFDDRQGLSRLGEMKGSLLNSRSQMGDASHAHPSDAKSADLQDMEFGSFLHSDSFSKTPGGQEGSNKANSLQLYASISNRMGAVHETFGVDSHSTVQEASDINKNSTAALNPESANSKVEMLLSQMHDLSFMLENDLSFPEKIERADSNS, encoded by the exons ATGGCGTACGAGATCCTACTCGATCTGATCCACC TCCAGTCCGGCCTCCGGGTGGCGGCCGGCATGCCGTCGTACGATCCCTCCGACCCGGCGCTGCCGCCCCTCCCTTCGATCGAAGATGCGGTGGAGGCGCTCGATCCGAGCGTTCCTCCCTACTTTCGTTGCAAGCGATGCCGCGGCGGCCTCCTCCGAGGTCTCAAGTCCACGCTCTGCATCTACTGCGGCGCCGACCGGAGGAGGGAAGGCTTCTCCTACGAGATCTCCTTTAATTCCACCGTTGGCTGCCGGAAGCTTCTCGGGTCCCTCGGTCTCGATGGATCA GAAGCTGTTACCTTGGACACTGAATCAAGTGATTCTAAGGGCAAGGGTACACCAAAGGATGGTTTGGTTCTATCTGATCTTTTGGACTTGAAATTGAAGTGGCCTTTAGATAAGAAGGAAGTTGATAATAGGAGTATAAACAAGGAGTCCTCTACCAATAAATATGCTTTGAACCTgtcaggatttgatcttgatGATTCCTTTTCTGAACCTAAGATAGAGGCAGCTTCTGCTGCTCCTAGCCTACGCAATGAACAGATAATGCCAGAAAAGCAAAGCATAAAAACAGAATGTCATGAATTTTCTGGTTCAGATAGTATGTTTGAGAACCTTCGGTCTTCAGACACTAAAACAAGTTCTTTTAACAATAAACACAGTGAATTTGGTGATTCATTCAAAGTTTGGGAGGCTGAGT ACACTGCCATTTCAAATATTTATGCTGCTGAATCGAAATCGGTCAAACTGTTTCAGGATTCTTCTGATACTGAATCTCTTACTATGCTAAGGCCTCAGGCCACTATCAGCCAGCAGACAGATCTACAACATGATATAAGCAGCAAAGATAATGCAGGAAAATTTACAAGCGATGCAGGTGAATCGTCCTCAACTAATAACTGGATTCCGGATGATTTTTGGCCTATGAAAACTGGGGAAGTAAGTAAATCTGATCAATTGAGGAGCAATGGTGAAATTAATATTGGTGAACTGAACAATAACGTAAATGATATGCCAGACCACCAGGTTCAAGATGATCTATGGCCTGCAAGCAGCACAAAGGAAACTGAAAATACTAAAAGCATAAGTGATAATGATGATTCATTTGCTGATTGGCAATATTTCACTAGCTCAGTTAAGGCACAGGgaaattcatcaaatttggggATGCCAACTGAGCCCAGATTGTTTGAGGTACCGTCAGAAACAAAATCTGTGGCTCTATGGACTCCAAGCGGCACACAGGAGTCTGATAATACAAAAAACTTAGATGTTAAGAATGATCTATTTGATGATTGGCGAGGTTTTCCTAGCTCGAGTGAAGCACAGGCAAGTTTATCAACTTCAGGGCCACAAGCTGAGGCCACATTGATTGAGCATCCTTCAGAAACAAAATCAGTGGATTTATGGTCTACAAGCATTACAAAGGAGTCTGATGACACTAAAATCCTATATGGCAAGGATGACTCTGATGACTGGCAAGGCTTTACTAGCTCGAGTGAAGCAGTAGGAAGTTTATCGAATTTAGTAGCAAAAACTGGGGCCACATTGTTTGAGCATCCTTCAGAAACAAATTCATTGGGTCTCTGGCCTACAAGCAGCACAAAGGAGTCTGACAATATTAAAAACATGGATGGTAATGATGACTTGTTTGATGGTTGGCAAGGAAGTTTATCAAATTCAGCGGCACAAACTGGGGCAACATTTCTGGAGCATCCATCAAAAATAATGTCAGTGGACCTATGGTCTAAAAGCAGCACAATGGACTCCGACAAAGCTAATGCCATAAATGGTAATGATG TATTTGATGATCGGCAAGGTCTTAGCAGGTTGGGTGAAATGAAGGGGAGTTTATTGAATTCAAGGTCTCAAATGGGAGATGCATCACATGCGCATCCTTCAGATGCTAAGTCAGCAGATCTACAAGATATGGAGTTTGGCAGCTTCTTGCATTCAGACTCCTTTTCCAAAACCCCTGGCGGTCAAGAAGGTTCTAATAAGGCAAACAGTCTGCAGTTATATGCATCAATTTCCAATAG GATGGGTGCAGTGCATGAGACATTTGGTGTGGATTCTCATTCTACAGTGCAGGAGGCCAGTGACATTAATAAGAATTCTACTGCTGCTTTAAATCCAGAATCCGCGAATTCAAAAGTTGAAATGCTGTTATCTCAGATGCATGACCTCTCTTTTATGCTTGAGAACGACCTTTCATTTCCGGAGAAGATTGAGAGGGCTGACTCAAATTCCTGA
- the LOC105050940 gene encoding transcription factor MYB36 has product MGRAPCCDKGNVKKGPWSPEEDGKLKAYIEEHGTGGNWIALPQKIGLKRCGKSCRLRWLNYLRPDIKRGGFSEEEDQIICSLYISIGSRWSIIAAQLPGRTDNDVKNYWNTRLKKKLFGKRRDSCSRQSSRLSINHDPKEETNGMSPDASSQALSTSALERMQLHKQLQGLYDPFSFYNNPALWPKFHPLGGEKLFFHIQHTDANTIAATPVPQASDATMIEPSGQNVFLIKPEMLNPTDPSIQEDPNSSTLAFPSPSSSGALSVENSNSNFNDAAVGLQDELHDLLYQKIGCSRGPEQQQQTEFDCYKDLNGEKESMNWWATDGFEKSLSGSWDSVSNLQADLLNEYDEFGYRL; this is encoded by the exons ATGGGGAGGGCTCCATGTTGTGACAAGGGTAACGTGAAGAAGGGACCATGGTCTCCTGAGGAGGATGGGAAGCTAAAGGCTTATATCGAGGAGCATGGGACTGGTGGCAACTGGATTGCACTACCTCAAAAGATTG GTCTGAAGAGATGTGGGAAGAGTTGCAGGCTGAGATGGCTCAACTATCTAAGGCCAGACATCAAACGTGGTGGGTTCTCAGAGGAAGAGGATCAAATCATCTGTAGCCTCTATATTAGTATCGGGAGCAG GTGGTCAATAATTGCAGCCCAATTGCCTGGGAGAACAGATAATGACGTCAAGAACTATTGGAACAccaggctgaagaagaaactcTTTGGGAAGCGAAGGGATTCATGTTCAAGGCAGTCTAGCCGTCTCTCCATTAACCACGATCCAAAGGAGGAAACCAATGGGATGAGCCCTGACGCATCTTCTCAAGCTTTGAGCACATCGGCCCTTGAAAGGATGCAACTCCACAAGCAGCTCCAAGGTCTCTACGACCCCTTCTCTTTCTATAATAACCCTGCACTGTGGCCAAAGTTCCACCCCTTGGGGGGGGAGAAGCTCTTCTTCCATATCCAACACACAGATGCCAATACTATTGCTGCCACCCCGGTGCCACAAGCCTCTGATGCCACCATGATTGAGCCCTCCGGTCAAAATGTGTTCCTGATCAAACCCGAGATGCTGAATCCTACGGATCCTAGTATACAAGAAGATCCAAACAGCTCTACCTTAGCGTTCCCTTCGCCTTCGAGCTCTGGTGCTCTCAGCGTGGAGAATTCCAACTCGAACTTTAATGATGCTGCTGTGGGACTTCAAGACGAGCTCCATGATTTGCTGTATCAGAAAATCGGGTGTTCCAGAGGGCCGGAACAGCAACAACAGACCGAATTCGACTGCTACAAAGATTTGAATGGCGAAAAGGAGAGCATGAATTGGTGGGCCACTGATGGTTTTGAGAAGTCATTATCAGGATCTTGGGACTCAGTTTCCAATCTCCAGGCTGACCTGCTCAACGAGTATGATGAGTTTGGGTATCGTTTATAG